A genomic window from Prunus persica cultivar Lovell chromosome G2, Prunus_persica_NCBIv2, whole genome shotgun sequence includes:
- the LOC18785507 gene encoding DNA-directed RNA polymerase V subunit 1: MEEASSSTILEGEITGIKFGLATHQEICTASISNCAISHASQLSNPFLGLPLEFGKCESCGTSEAGKCEGHFGYIELPIPIFHPNHVSELKRMLSLLCLKCLKMKKNKFPTKNAGLAERMLSSCCEDASQVSIGEIKPTDGSCSLQLKRPSKSRTPPGFWNFLERYGFRYGDGHIRTLLPCEVMEMLKRIPQETRKKLAAKGYFPQDGYILSQIPVPPNCLSVPEISDGVSVMSADPSISMLKKVLKQVEIIRSSRSGIPNFESQIVEANELQAIIDQYLQVRGTGKPSRDIDARFGVNKELNASSTKAWLEKMRTLFIRKGSGFSSRSVITGDAFRRVNEVGIPYEIAQRITFEEKVNDHNIRYLQELVDSKLCLTYKDGSSTYSLREGSKGHTFLRPGQVVHRRIMDGDLVFVNRPPTTHKHSLQALQVYVHDDHVVKINPLICGPLSADFDGDCIHLFYPQSLAAKAEVLELFSVEKQLLSSHSGKPNLQLAADALLSLKMMFKKYFLDKAAAQQLAMFASSSLPRPALLKANSAHSYWTAFQILQTALPAHFDCSGDNYLVNKSEILNIDFSTSSVAAVMNDIATSVFFEKGGEDVLKFFDSLQPLLMENLFSEGFSVGLEDFYMSRTSIQDIQKNIQDSSDLLYHLRSTYNEFVEFQLQNRIRSVKVPVSHFILESSALGDLIDSKSDSAINKIVQQIGFLGLQLSDKGRFYSKTLVEDVASLCHSKYPSDIDYPSAEYGLVQSCFFHGLDPYEAIVHSIATREVIVRSSRGLSEPGTLFKNLMAILRDVVICYDGTVRNVCSNSIIQFEYGVNIGSRPQHLFPAGEPVGVLAATAMSNPAYKAVLDSTPSSNSSWELMKEILLCKVNFKNELIDRRVILYLNNCGCGRKYCRERAACLVKNQLKKVSLKDTAVEFMIEYNNQLSGLGSLINDAGLVGHIHLNEDMLRELNIGVHDILQKCQETINSFRRKKVGKKKFNIGYHFKNTVLFASEHCSFHHSCAEKRSDSPCLMFFLQATDDLETTTTLQYYADLICPVLLETIIKGDPRIGSANIIWIDPDTTTWIRSPNKSQKGEWALDIVLEKSVIKQSGDAWRTVLDSCLPVLHLIDTRRSIPYAIKQIQELLGVSCAFDQAVQRLSTAVTMVAKGVLKEHLILLANSMTCAGNFVGFNSSGYKALSRALNIQVPFTEATLFTPRKCFERAAEKCHMDSLASIVASCSWGKHVAVGTGVRFDVLWDTREVELTQEGGLDVFNFLHMVSTANVEEATTGALGAEVDDLMLVDEMADSSFSPELNSSFDRPVFEDLVEFDDKLGDLPEKSNWEKDSSFHTDSNGGKDWSVDKNVGTVAVPDVWSSWGTEKGKTQDSNSAEAQLDSKKSSVLDTSSAWGKNPAKENTTSTWGTTTASENDWCGRGVGEDDSATLSGKKSGVLNTSSAWATNTAREDAASAWGTNPAKENSTSTWGTTRANENDWCGREVGQDDSASLSVKKSSVLDTSSAWATNTAREDAASAWGKHPAKENTTSTWGTTTASENDWCGRGVGHDDSASLSGKKSSVLNTSSVWATNTAREDATSAWGKNPAKENTTSTWGTTTASENDWCGREAGKVEPVDLQPTKPQDDSASLSGWDSPTGDGNSGERNHQWGQHRGDQTKKNRFEGARNWVSSPGEWKNKNRPPKSPGMVNDNSTMGALYTVTRQRLDMFTSEEQDVLSNIEPVMRSLRRIMHQSGYNDGDPLSGDDQSFVLDNVFNYHPDKAAKMGCGIDHLTVNRHGSFQDSRCFFVVSTDGRTEDFSYRKCLDNYIREKFPDLAETFIGKYFSRRGNRERNPTLIQTPTLSQTSTPEQTENAEMQ; this comes from the exons ATGGAGGAAGCCTCTTCCTCAACTATTTTAGAGGGGGAGATAACTGGAATCAAATTTGGTTTGGCAACTCATCAAGAAATC TGTACAGCATCTATCAGCAATTGCGCTATCAGCCATGCAAGTCAGCTTTCCAACCCATTCCTTGGCCTGCCCCTTGAGTTTGGGAAGTGTGAATCTTGTGGCACTTCTGAAGCTGGGAAGTGTGAAG GTCATTTCGGGTATATTGAGTTACCAATACCAATATTTCATCCTAATCATGTGAGCGAATTGAAGCGGATGCTGAGCTTATTGTGCTTGAAAtgcttgaaaatgaaaaagaacaag TTCCCAACCAAGAATGCTGGCTTAGCAGAGAGAATGCTATCTTCATGTTGTGAG GATGCTTCACAAGTGTCTATTGGAGAGATTAAACCAACAGATGGTTCTTGTTCCTTGCAATTGAAGCGGCCTTCAAAATCAAGAACACCACCTGGTTTCTGGAATTTCCTTGAACGATATGGTTTTCGTTATGGTGATGGCCACATACGAACTTTGCTTCCTTGTGAG GTGATGGAGATGCTGAAAAGAATCCCTCAAGAGACCAGGAAGAAACTTGCCGCTAAAGGCTATTTTCCTCAAGATGGATACATCTTGTCTCAAATACCTGTCCCTCCAAACTGTTTGTCTGTGCCTGAAATTTCTGATGGTGTTAGTGTTATGTCTGCG GATCCTTCAATATCAATGCTAAAAAAGGTTCTAAAGCAAGTTGAAATCATAAGAAGTTCAAGGTCTGGTATACCGAATTTTGAATCTCAGATTGTTGAAGCGAATGAATTGCAAGCAATAATTGATCAGTATCTTCAAGTTAGGGGTACTGGAAAGCCATCACGCGATATTGATGCAAGGTTTGGGGTAAACAAGGAGCTTAATGCCTCTTCAACAAAAGCATGGCTTGAAAAGATGAGGACATTGTTCATCAGAAAGGGTTCAGGCTTCTCTTCCCGTTCAGTGATTACTGGGGATGCATTTAGAAGGGTGAATGAAGTTGGCATCCCATATGAAATTGCTCAAAGAATCACATTTGAAGAGAAGGTTAATGATCATAACATTAGGTATCTACAAGAGCTGGTAGATAGCAAGTTGTGCCTAACCTATAAGGATGGTTCATCGACGTACTCACTCAGGGAAGGTTCAAAGGGGCATACATTTCTGAGGCCTGGTCAAGTGGTGCATCGGAGGATAATGGACGGGGATCTTGTTTTTGTAAATAGGCCCCCAACCACCCATAAACATTCACTGCAAGCACTCCAAGTGTATGTGCACGATGACCATGTGGTGAAAATCAACCCTCTCATTTGTGGGCCACTTAGTGCCGACTTTGATGGTGATTGCATCCACCTGTTCTATCCCCAGTCGCTTGCTGCAAAGGCAGAAGTCTTGGAGCTTTTTTCAGTGGAGAAGCAGCTGCTTAGCTCTCATAGTGGAAAGCCAAATTTGCAATTGGCCGCTGATGCACTTTTGTCATTAAAGATGatgttcaagaaatattttttggacAAAGCAGCAGCACAGCAACTGGCCATGTTTGCATCATCTTCATTGCCACGACCGGCTTTACTGAAAGCAAATTCTGCTCATTCATATTGGACTGCTTTTCAGATATTACAGACTGCATTGCCAGCTCACTTCGACTGCAGTGGCGACAACTACTTGGTCAACAAAAGTGAGATACTGAATATTGATTTTAGCACAAGTTCTGTAGCAGCTGTGATGAATGACATTGCTACCTCTGTTTTCTTTGAGAAAGGTGGTGAAGATGTTCTGAAATTCTTTGATAGTCTACAGCCCTTGCTGATGGAGAATTTATTTTCAGAAGGGTTTAGTGTTGGTTTGGAAGATTTTTACATGTCCAGGACATCCATACAAGACATTCAGAAGAATATTCAGGATAGTTCTGATTTGTTGTATCATTTGAGGTCAACATACAATGAGTTTGTAGAGTTTCAATTGCAGAATCGCATCAGAAGTGTGAAAGTACCAGTTTCACATTTTATCTTGGAGTCATCAGCATTGGGTGATTTAATCGACTCCAAGAGTGATTCAGCCATTAACAAAATTGTTCAACAAATTGGGTTCCTGGGCCTGCAACTTTCTGATAAAGGAAGATTCTACTCTAAGACATTGGTTGAGGATGTGGCCTCTCTCTGTCATAGTAAATATCCTTCTGACATTGATTATCCCTCTGCCGAATATGGACTAGTTCAAAGCTGTTTTTTTCATGGGTTAGATCCATATGAGGCGATAGTTCACTCCATTGCTACACGAGAGGTGATTGTTCGGTCCTCAAGAGGATTGTCTGAACCTGGGActctatttaaaaatttaatggCCATTCTTCGCGATGTTGTTATTTGCTATGATGGCACCGTCAGAAATGTCTGTAGCAACTCAATAATCCAATTTGAGTATGGAGTCAATATTGGATCTAGGCCCCAGCATTTATTCCCTGCTGGTGAACCTGTTGGTGTGTTAGCTGCAACTGCAATGTCAAATCCTGCGTATAAGGCAGTTCTGGATTCTACCCCAAGCAGCAACTCTTCATGGGAGCTGATGAAG gAAATTCTGCTTTGCAAAGTCAATTTTAAGAATGAGCTCATTGATCGCCGtgtaattttgtatttgaataaCTGTGGTTGTGGAAGAAAGTACTGCCGAGAACGTGCAGCATGTTTGGTTAAGAATCAGTTGAAGAAAGTCAGTCTTAAAGATACTGCAGTTGAATTTATGATTGA ATATAACAATCAGCTTTCTGGTTTGGGAAGTCTGATAAATGATGCAGGCCTTGTTGGTCATATTCATCTCAATGAG GATATGTTACGAGAGTTAAACATTGGTGTTCACGATATTCTTCAAAAATGCCAAGAAACTATTAATTCATTTCGGAGGAAGAAAGTTGGAAAAAAGAAGTTCAACATTGGTtatcattttaaaaatacagTTTTGTTTGCCAG TGAACATTGCTCCTTTCATCATTCCTGTGCAGAAAAAAGATCCGACTCCCCATGCTTGATGTTCTTCCTTCAAGCAACTGATGATTTGGAGACCACTACCACTTTGCAATACTATGCGGACTTGATTTGCCCTGTTCTTTtagaaacaataataaaag GTGACCCTCGTATTGGCTCAGCCAATATCATTTGGATTGATCCAGATACAACAACTTGGATTAGAAGCCCAAACAAATCTCAGAAGGGTGAATGGGCCTTGGATATTGTTCTGGAGAAATCGGTCATCAAGCAAAGTGGTGATGCATGGAGAACAGTGCTCGACTCTTGCCTTCCAGTGCTTCACCTAATTGACACCAGACGTTCCATCCCGTATGCCATCAAACAAATTCAAGAATTGTTGGGGGTGTCTTGTGCTTTTGATCAAGCAGTTCAG CGCCTCTCAACGGCAGTGACAATGGTGGCAAAAGGTGTTCTGAAAGAGCATCTTATCCTCCTGGCAAATAGCATGACATGTGCAGGAAATTTTGTGGGATTCAATTCAAGTGGGTACAAAGCACTATCTCGGGCATTGAATATTCAAGTACCATTTACAGAAGCAACTCTCTTT ACACCAAGAAAGTGTTTTGAGAGAGCAGCTGAAAAGTGCCACATGGATTCGTTGGCAAGCATAGTTGCATCATGTTCCTGGGGTAAACATGTTGCTGTGGGTACGGGCGTGAGGTTTGATGTCCTGTGGGACACAAGAGAg GTAGAATTGACTCAAGAGGGTGGACTTGATGTTTTCAACTTTCTGCATATGGTGAGCACTGCAAACGTAGAAGAAGCAACTACAGGAGCTCTCGGTGCAGAAGTTGATGATCTAATGCTAGTTGATGAAATGGCAGATTCAAGCTTCTCGCCAGAACTTAACTCCAGTTTTGATAGGCCCGTCTTCGAAGATcttgttgaatttgatgatAAATTAGGAGATCTTCCCGAAAAATCAAACTGGGAAAAGGATTCCTCCTTCCACACCGATTCTAATGGGGGGAAAGACTGGAGCGTCGACAAAAATGTGGGAACTGTGGCAGTACCTGACGTTTGGTCAAGCTGGGGTACAGAGAAAGGGAAAACACAAGATAGCAACTCAGCAGAAGCCCAGTTGGATTCCAAGAAATCCAGTGTTTTGGATACCTCGTCTGCGTGGGGGAAAAATCCAGCAAAAGAAAATACGACATCTACATGGGGGACAACCACGGCAAGTGAAAATGATTGGTGTGGTAGAGGGGTAGGTGAGGATGATTCTGCAACCTTGTCTGGGAAGAAATCTGGGGTTTTGAATACCTCGTCTGCGTGGGCGACAAATACTGCCAGAGAAGATGCTGCATCTGCCTGGGGAACAAATccagcaaaagaaaattccacATCTACATGGGGCACAACTAGGGCAAATGAAAATGATTGGTGTGGTAGAGAGGTAGGTCAGGATGATTCTGCAAGCTTGTCTGTGAAGAAATCCAGTGTTTTGGATACCTCGTCTGCGTGGGCGACAAATACTGCCAGAGAAGATGCTGCATCTGCCTGGGGGAAACATCCAGCGAAAGAAAATACCACATCTACATGGGGCACAACTACGGCAAGTGAAAATGATTGGTGTGGTAGAGGGGTAGGTCATGATGATTCTGCAAGCTTGTCTGGGAAGAAATCCAGTGTTTTAAATACCTCATCTGTGTGGGCGACAAATACTGCCAGAGAAGATGCTACATCTGCCTGGGGGAAAAATCcagcaaaagaaaataccaCATCTACATGGGGGACAACTACGGCAAGTGAAAATGATTGGTGTGGTAGAGAGGCAGGTAAAGTTGAACCAGTAGACCTCCAGCCTACAAAACCCCAGGATGATTCTGCAAGCTTGTCTGGGTGGGATTCACCTACTGGAGATGGGAATTCTGGTGAAAGAAATCATCAGTGGGGACAGCATCGTGGAgaccaaacaaagaaaaatcgTTTTGAAGGTGCAAGGAATTGGGTTTCAAGTCCTGGGGAATGGAAGAATAAGAACCGTCCTCCTAAGTCTCCTGGAATGGTGAATGACAATTCTACCATGGGTGCATTATATACAGTAACAAGACAGAGATTGGATATGTTCACTTCCGAGGAGCAAGATGTTCTTTCTAATATTGAGCCAGTTATGCGCTCCCTCCGAAGGATAATGCATCAATCTGG GTACAATGATGGGGATCCACTGTCAGGTGACGATCAATCGTTTGTACTTGATAATGTCTTCAATTACCACCCGGATAAAGCAGCTAAAATGGGTTGTGGAATTGATCATCTCACA GTTAATAGGCATGGTAGTTTCCAGGACAGCAGATGCTTCTTTGTTGTGTCAACAGATGGTCGTACGGAAGATTTTTCATATAGGAAATGCCTGGACAATTACATAAGGGAAAAATTCCCTGATCTTGCTGAAACTTTCATTGGCAAGTATTTCTCTAGGAGAGGGAATCGAGAGCGGAACCCAACTCTAATTCAAACCCCCACTCTAAGTCAAACCTCCACTCCAGAGCAAACTGAGAATGCGGAGATGCAGTAG